CGGTTTGCACTTTCTTCAATGCTGCCTGAGCCCCTGCCTTTGCTGCTTCTGCCGAACTGATCTGTCCATAAACGGTGGCAATGGCGGCTTGTGCCTTTTCTCTCTGCGCCAGCAGATTATCGCTATCTATAACCGCTAAAATCTGGCCTTTTTTTACTGTATCTCCTTCCTTTACATTCAATTGCTTTATTTGTCCTGCAACCTGGGAGTTAATGTTGGTTTCTTTCATTTCCAAGGTTGACTGCACGACAAGCTTCTTGGATTCTTTAGCAATAATGTCTTCCCCTGTTAGGTGATTCATAACAGTTCCCAGCACAACCACCAGGCAAATCACCAGGAAAATGATAATGCTTTTTTTTATAACTTCTTTTTTCATAAGATTCCCTTCACTTTCGTGCAAATTATGTTACATTATAGTAAACACCGTGTATGCTTATTACCTATTGTGCTACATAAATTAATTTAAGTTTTTTGTTAGTACAAAACAATGGTCAAAAAACCAAAATGTGTGGCATATCCATGAAAACCCGTGCCGAATGTTACTTATCATTGAAAAATTTTACAGGACAAGAGGAGCACTACCCATGGTGAATCAGGCCGATCTTCGTGTTGTCCGGAGTAAAAAAATGATCAAGGATGCGTTTGTTGATTTAATTGAAAAAGAAGGGTATGAAAATATTACTATCAAGGACATTGCAAAACGGGCCATGATCAACCGGAAAACCTTTTATTCTCACTATGAAAGTAAAGCTGTTCTCTTTGATGAAATAGTCAAGGATACCCTGGATCTGCTTATGCAAAATTTACAGTATGAAAAATTGGATTTTGACGATGCTCTTTTCTCTATTGATTTACAAAGGGAAATCCTGAGCTTGCCCCATTAAAATAGACATAGAAAATGGCGGATTATCTTCTGTTTTCACAGATTTTCAATTTTAGGCTGGGAATGAGGCTTAGCAAATTCTTTCTCATGTTCGACCAAGTATCGAATAAGAGCCGTGGCCGCCCTTGACATGGAGCCTCGCACCCGTGTTGCCAAGGACCAAGGGGCCAGTATCGCTTTGCTTATGGCCCTTGCCAATCAAGGCTAACACGGGCATTCTCCATGTAAAGGGTCTTCGCTTCGCTACGATGAACGGCCACTTACGCTGCTGTTTTAAAGGATTGTTCGTATTCGACTGGCGACATATATCCAAGGGCTGAATGCAGCCGAACCCGGTTGTAAAAGACTTCAATATATTCAAAGATGGCTTGACGGGCTTCAGCTCTTGTTTTAAATCGGGTACCATAAATCAGTTCCCTCTTCAGGGTTCCAAAAAACGATTCCATACAGGCGTTGTCATAACAATTACCTTTGCGGCTCATACTGGCGTTCATTTCGTAGTCCTTTAAAGCTTGCTGGTATTCATGACTGGCATATTGACTCCCGCGGTCTGAGTGATGAATAAGTCCTGCTGATGGCCGATACCGCCAAACTGCCTGTCTGAGAGCATCCAGGACCAACTGGCGAGTCATTGTACTGTCCATAGCCCAGCCCACAATCTTTCTTTGGAACAGGTCTTCAATAGCTGCAAGGTATAACCACCCTTCATCCGTTGCGACATATGTAATATCAGCAACCCAGACCTGATTAGGATGGCTGGCAGTAAAGTTCTGATTAACAATGTTTTCAGCAACCGGATAATGGTGCTTTGAGTTAGTGGTAGCCTTAAATTTTCTCCTTGTCTTGGCGGCTATATCGTTCTCCCGCATCAGGCGGGCCACCCGGTTCCGGCTGCAAGTAATGCCTTGTTTCTTCAAGGTCCTGGTTATTCTCGGACTACCATAAGTACCCCGGGAAATCTGATGAACCTTACGGATCTTTTTAATTAGTTCTTTATTCCGGATTTTTCGCCGGCTTTCCGGCCTTTTCAGCCAAGCATAGTAACCGCTTCGAGAGACTCCAAAAACCTGGCACATCTTCTCCACCCGAAATTTGAAGCGGTGCTGATTAATAAACTTATAAGCTATTTCTGGTGTCTTGCGAAGATGGCCGTGGCCTTTTTTAGAATGGCGTTTTCCTCTTGTAAATCAGCTATCATTTTTTTTAAACGCCTGGTTTCTGCGTCCTCTGGCAGTAGATTGCCGCTGCCTGGAAAAGCGTTTTCCTTATGTTCTTTATACTGACTAACCCATTTGTGCAGGGTGTTCTCATGGATACCGAGTTCTTTGGCCACCGTTGCCACGGATCGCCCCAACTCTACTACCAGGCGGACCGCTTCTTCTTTAAAATGCTTATCGTAACGTTTCATGATGGACACCTCCACTGGTTTTATTGTACCAGCCATTTACCGTGTCCATCAAATCGGGTCAGGTTTATCCAGACGATTTTGCATAATGTCACCGAGAACAGGAGGTTATTTAGAATTCTCTTTAGCAGCAGCTCAAGCTATGAACTTACTATGCAAATAGAACGGCTCTTACAGACAAAAATTATCTATAAATTAATTAAGGCAAATCCGGCTAAGGACCTCTCTGAAATACCCCAAGAGTTGTTAACCAGTTCAGTGTCCTCGGTTTTTATGATCATTATAAAGTGGTGGATCAATCAGGATGTATATTCAAAAGAAGACGCTGCTAAAATTTTCTTGAAGCTAGTTTCTACAGGATTTACGAAATCGTTTGGTTTTACTAATTAAGAGAATTAAAACTGCGAACGTTACCAGGCAAAATAAAAGCACCCGCAAAAACTCTGCAGGTGCTTAATTTAAACAAGAGCTTATTCTACAAATATTACCATTTCATCCAGCGGTTTTTTTCCAGGACTTTTTGCTTCACCATCTGGAACACCTATGGGGAGCATAGTTGCGAGAAACCAACCTTCTCTTTCAAATCCTAATTCTTCTTTAACAAAAGCCTCAATCTCCCTGTGTGCCCAATTCTGACTTGTCATGGTGCAGGAGCCGTAGCCTAAATCCATTGCCATGAGTACGCCATTTTCTACGGCAGCACCCAAACTCTGCATACCGCAGTTCTGCAGAAACAGATGATCTAATTCCTCATGCGGCATGTTTATCATTTTATATTCAGTGTATGCAGCTGGCGGTGCCGTATACGAATAGATCATCACCAGTACGGGAGCATTAAGTGCAAAGAGCGTGAAAAGCTTCGTAAACTTTTCAAACCGTGCGGCTCTTTTTTCATCGACCTCAGCAACTCTGCTGACAACTTTCGCAAGCTTTGTATTAATGACATCAGCCAGTTTATTCATGAAATCCTTGTTTTTAACTACGATGAAATGCCAATTTTGATCGTTCTCCGCGGATGGACCTACTCGTATCGCATCAAGTATTTTCAGGATGTCTTCTTTTGGGACATCTGTATCCTTGAATTTTCTGATACTATGCCTCGAATAAATCAAATCTTTTAGTTCCACAGTCCTCTCCTCCATTCTCAAAATTCGTCTTTCTCCTTTAATCGGTCATGCAGTGCCATACCTTTCATAATAATAAATGGCACAATGGAAGCCACCCGGATGGTAGTAGTATCATTACCGCCACCCGGCAGTTCCCCTTGTATGGCTACTTCCTGGTACATTTCAAAAGACAAATCACAACCACGTGCTTTACGTGCTTTTATTTCCTGAATCTTCTGGGTGCGATGGCTTTTACCTGTTCCTTGGTATTCCCCGGCTAAAAAGTCTACTTCAACCACAACATCCCGGCCATTGACGGAAACAGTCCGGTAAAAAATAAAAGGTTGTTGAGCTCCCTGACGGTAGCCTCTCTCCAAGAGAAGTTCCATAATTGTTCTGTAATGAGTATCCATAAGCGTACGGTGATTTAAAGCCATATCAATGTCCATACTTCCAATATGTCTTTCCTGGCTTTGAGGAAGCAGAAGCTCCGGAACCCACCCCCCTACAAGCACGATATCTTCCCGGTATTGACCAAGCAGGTGGGTTAGTTCCAGCAGTACGGACCTCGCCGCTGCTACTGCATCAGCTGTATAATCTGTGCGTGTGGCTACCATTGCGACTTAATAACCTCCTCTAAAAGAACACTTGCAGCCTCTTCACCGCGTCCTCGGATCTCACGAAGATCTAAATAAACTTGGACGGGCGTCGCTACCTTAACCCAATCGTAGTTCTTGGCTCCATAAAAAACACCGTCGTCGTAAGGAACCAACAAACTGACATTAGCACCGCTAGATACTTTCTTAAGGTTCATCTGTAGAGCCAGGTTTTCAATGGCTTCCTGCTGGACATAGGCCGTAACGCGCTGGTATCGAACAGAAGGCGCCATTCTTGCAGCTCCGGAAAATCCGGTT
This region of Pelotomaculum schinkii genomic DNA includes:
- a CDS encoding nitroreductase family protein — translated: MELKDLIYSRHSIRKFKDTDVPKEDILKILDAIRVGPSAENDQNWHFIVVKNKDFMNKLADVINTKLAKVVSRVAEVDEKRAARFEKFTKLFTLFALNAPVLVMIYSYTAPPAAYTEYKMINMPHEELDHLFLQNCGMQSLGAAVENGVLMAMDLGYGSCTMTSQNWAHREIEAFVKEELGFEREGWFLATMLPIGVPDGEAKSPGKKPLDEMVIFVE
- a CDS encoding TetR-like C-terminal domain-containing protein, with protein sequence MLIVTFHDGHLHWFYCTSHLPCPSNRVRFIQTILHNVTENRRLFRILFSSSSSYELTMQIERLLQTKIIYKLIKANPAKDLSEIPQELLTSSVSSVFMIIIKWWINQDVYSKEDAAKIFLKLVSTGFTKSFGFTN
- a CDS encoding TetR/AcrR family transcriptional regulator, translated to MVNQADLRVVRSKKMIKDAFVDLIEKEGYENITIKDIAKRAMINRKTFYSHYESKAVLFDEIVKDTLDLLMQNLQYEKLDFDDALFSIDLQREILSLPH
- a CDS encoding IS3 family transposase (programmed frameshift) codes for the protein MKRYDKHFKEEAVRLVVELGRSVATVAKELGIHENTLHKWVSQYKEHKENAFPGSGNLLPEDAETRRLKKMIADLQEENAILKKGHGHLRKTPEIAYKFINQHRFKFRVEKMCQVFGVSRSGYYAWLKRPESRRKIRNKELIKKIRKVHQISRGTYGSPRITRTLKKQGITCSRNRVARLMRENDIAAKTRRKFKATTNSKHHYPVAENIVNQNFTASHPNQVWVADITYVATDEGWLYLAAIEDLFQRKIVGWAMDSTMTRQLVLDALRQAVWRYRPSAGLIHHSDRGSQYASHEYQQALKDYEMNASMSRKGNCYDNACMESFFGTLKRELIYGTRFKTRAEARQAIFEYIEVFYNRVRLHSALGYMSPVEYEQSFKTAA